In the genome of Streptomyces racemochromogenes, one region contains:
- a CDS encoding PTS transporter subunit EIIC, with product MSTATAAEKKKGAGVMAVMQRIGRSLMLPVAVLPAAALLVRLGDKDMLGSASMPEFITKIAGYMAAGGGAILDNMALLFAVGIAIGYAKKSDGSTALAAVTGYLVFKNVLATFTDSNLPKIAKVVDGKVAMVEAPVDAKVLGGVVMGLVVALIYQKFYRTRLPEWAGFFGGRRLVPILSAFAGLLIGIVFGLIWPVLGTGLHSFGEWLVGSGAVGAGIFGVANRGLIAVGMHHLLNSFPWFQAGEYNGKSGDIARFLAGDPSAGQFMTGFFPIMMFALPAACLAIVHCARPERRKVVGGMMFSLALTSFVTGVTEPIEFTFMFIAPVLYAVHAVLTGVSMALTWALGMKDGFGFSAGAIDYLLNLGKATNPAGLALVGLCFAALYYAIFRFAITKWNIPTPGRESDEELAELQKAEAK from the coding sequence ATGTCCACAGCGACCGCTGCGGAGAAGAAGAAGGGCGCTGGCGTGATGGCCGTCATGCAGCGCATCGGCCGGAGCCTCATGCTCCCCGTCGCGGTGCTGCCCGCCGCCGCACTCCTGGTTCGTCTCGGCGACAAGGACATGCTGGGTTCGGCCTCGATGCCGGAGTTCATCACCAAGATCGCCGGCTACATGGCTGCGGGCGGCGGCGCGATCCTGGACAACATGGCGCTGCTGTTCGCCGTGGGTATCGCGATCGGCTACGCGAAGAAGTCGGACGGCTCGACCGCCCTGGCGGCCGTCACGGGCTACCTCGTCTTCAAGAACGTGCTCGCCACGTTCACCGACTCCAACCTCCCGAAGATCGCCAAGGTGGTCGACGGCAAGGTGGCCATGGTCGAGGCCCCGGTGGACGCCAAGGTCCTCGGCGGCGTCGTGATGGGGCTCGTCGTCGCCCTGATCTACCAGAAGTTCTACCGGACCAGGCTTCCCGAGTGGGCGGGCTTCTTCGGCGGCCGCCGCCTCGTCCCGATCCTCTCGGCCTTCGCCGGCCTGCTGATCGGCATCGTCTTCGGTCTCATCTGGCCGGTCCTCGGCACCGGTCTGCACAGCTTCGGTGAATGGCTGGTCGGCTCGGGCGCCGTCGGCGCGGGCATCTTCGGTGTTGCCAACCGCGGTCTGATCGCGGTTGGCATGCACCACCTGCTCAACTCCTTCCCGTGGTTCCAGGCGGGCGAGTACAACGGCAAGAGCGGTGACATCGCCCGCTTCCTCGCCGGCGACCCCAGCGCCGGACAGTTCATGACCGGCTTCTTCCCGATCATGATGTTCGCCCTGCCGGCCGCGTGCCTCGCGATCGTTCACTGCGCCCGCCCCGAGCGCCGCAAGGTTGTCGGCGGCATGATGTTCTCCCTCGCCCTGACCTCGTTCGTCACCGGTGTGACCGAGCCCATCGAGTTCACCTTCATGTTCATCGCGCCGGTCCTCTACGCCGTCCACGCGGTTCTCACCGGTGTCTCCATGGCGCTGACCTGGGCGCTGGGCATGAAGGACGGCTTCGGCTTCTCCGCCGGCGCCATCGACTACCTGCTGAACCTCGGCAAGGCCACCAACCCGGCCGGCCTGGCACTGGTCGGCCTCTGCTTCGCGGCGCTCTACTACGCGATCTTCCGCTTCGCGATCACCAAGTGGAACATCCCCACCCCGGGCCGGGAGTCCGACGAGGAACTGGCTGAGCTGCAGAAGGCCGAGGCGAAGTAG
- a CDS encoding glycosyltransferase, whose translation MNLGEVLEHLALSEPSPLASDASLVTALSPDLARVAVPFTSWAGLHEAYGSFRARTITAVVVARDEEHRIGSCLRSLTADADRLLLVDTGSTDRTVARAREALPAVEVVDDPWQDDFAYHRNRALERTGEGWVFFVDADETIATPQGGDLRRALRVLDYLVPSADFVASPTIVDADGRVYTDNHRVLRAGTPFAFRGRVHERPYDSKGMTPPRAYLGVRLDHTGYTAEEMARKDKRNRNGRLLELCRAAEPDNPKWLYYLVRDTKDLDSLPVDELRRLYQELASVKDRAHGADDYAFERMTDTSALLCELALRFGGAEEVQTQAALLNAAGRRAEATFYTSVMGASRLLGRLATLVDDIDGVRPFETPDNRHVMGRLYELQATLALASGQYDRVVTAHRAASERGAGQGFTPDLEQLRRLLGSIPAEAPTTGGDQTS comes from the coding sequence ATGAATCTCGGCGAAGTGCTGGAGCATCTGGCACTCTCCGAACCGTCGCCACTCGCCTCCGACGCGTCCCTGGTGACGGCCTTGAGCCCGGACCTCGCGCGGGTTGCGGTCCCGTTCACCTCCTGGGCCGGCCTCCACGAGGCCTACGGATCCTTCAGGGCCCGGACCATCACCGCCGTCGTCGTCGCGCGCGACGAAGAGCACCGAATCGGTTCCTGTCTGCGCTCCTTGACCGCCGACGCCGATCGTCTGCTGCTCGTGGACACGGGTTCCACCGACCGTACGGTGGCCCGGGCGCGCGAGGCTCTCCCCGCCGTCGAGGTCGTCGACGACCCGTGGCAGGACGACTTCGCCTACCACCGCAATCGGGCACTGGAGCGGACCGGGGAGGGCTGGGTCTTCTTCGTCGACGCGGACGAGACGATCGCCACCCCGCAAGGAGGAGACCTGCGACGCGCCCTGCGTGTCCTGGACTACCTCGTACCGAGCGCGGATTTCGTCGCCTCCCCCACCATCGTGGACGCCGACGGCCGGGTCTACACCGACAACCACCGCGTTCTGAGAGCCGGCACCCCCTTCGCCTTCCGGGGCCGTGTTCACGAGCGCCCCTATGACTCCAAGGGCATGACCCCACCCCGGGCCTACCTGGGTGTTCGACTCGATCACACGGGGTACACGGCCGAGGAAATGGCTCGCAAGGACAAGAGGAACCGCAACGGGCGCCTCCTCGAACTGTGCCGGGCGGCTGAACCCGACAACCCCAAGTGGCTGTACTACCTGGTGCGCGACACCAAGGATCTCGACAGCCTCCCGGTGGATGAGCTGAGGCGCCTCTACCAGGAGCTGGCGTCGGTCAAGGACAGGGCCCACGGCGCCGACGACTACGCATTCGAACGCATGACGGACACCTCAGCCCTTCTCTGCGAGCTGGCACTGCGCTTCGGTGGCGCCGAAGAGGTACAGACACAGGCGGCCCTGCTCAACGCGGCGGGCCGGAGGGCCGAGGCGACGTTCTACACGAGCGTTATGGGTGCCAGCCGATTGCTGGGACGGCTGGCCACTCTGGTCGACGACATCGATGGTGTGCGGCCCTTCGAGACGCCTGACAATCGCCACGTGATGGGGCGGTTGTACGAGCTCCAGGCGACCTTGGCACTGGCCAGCGGGCAATACGACCGCGTCGTCACGGCACACCGGGCCGCGAGCGAGAGAGGCGCGGGCCAGGGGTTCACTCCGGACCTGGAGCAACTGCGTCGGCTCCTCGGCAGCATCCCGGCCGAGGCGCCGACGACGGGTGGTGATCAGACCTCGTAG
- a CDS encoding DUF488 domain-containing protein: MIRLRRVYDPPEPGADGVRVLVDRLWPRGLSKEAAAVDRWPRAVTPSAELRKWFHAGGTPQEFRARYEAELAVPGAVECLERLRELAAAGPLTLVTAVRDPDHSHAAVLAELLEPRA, translated from the coding sequence GTGATCCGGCTGCGGCGCGTCTACGATCCCCCCGAGCCGGGGGCGGACGGCGTGAGGGTGCTCGTGGACCGGCTGTGGCCGCGCGGGCTGTCGAAGGAGGCGGCCGCGGTGGACCGGTGGCCGCGGGCGGTGACGCCGTCGGCGGAGCTGCGGAAGTGGTTCCACGCGGGCGGCACGCCGCAGGAGTTCCGGGCGCGGTACGAGGCGGAGCTGGCCGTTCCCGGGGCGGTGGAGTGCCTGGAGCGGCTGCGGGAGCTGGCGGCGGCGGGCCCGCTGACCCTGGTGACGGCGGTCAGGGACCCGGACCACAGCCACGCGGCGGTGCTCGCGGAACTGCTGGAGCCGCGCGCGTGA
- a CDS encoding MBL fold metallo-hydrolase, protein MKLTVVGCSGSFPAADSACSSYLVEADGFRLLLDMGNGSLGALQRHCGLYDLDAIFLSHLHADHCIDMCAYFVARYYRHEGGRCGTIPVYGPEGTEQRLTTAYEDVPDERSMSEVFDFRTLKPAVFEIGPFTVRTEKVCHPVESYGIRVEHGGRVLAYSGDTGVCPELGMLAQGADLFLCEASFTHGKEDIPDLHLNGREAGEYARDGRVGRLVLTHIPPWTDAARNLADARAVFDGRVDLAHAGAVYEV, encoded by the coding sequence ATGAAGCTCACCGTCGTCGGCTGTTCGGGGTCCTTCCCGGCCGCGGATTCGGCATGTTCGAGCTATCTCGTCGAGGCCGACGGCTTCCGGCTGCTCCTCGACATGGGCAACGGCTCCCTCGGCGCGCTCCAGCGCCACTGCGGTCTCTACGACCTCGACGCGATCTTCCTGAGCCACCTGCACGCCGACCACTGCATCGACATGTGCGCGTACTTCGTGGCCCGCTACTACCGGCACGAGGGCGGCCGCTGCGGCACCATCCCCGTCTACGGCCCCGAGGGCACCGAGCAGCGCCTGACCACGGCGTACGAGGACGTCCCGGACGAGCGTTCGATGAGCGAGGTCTTCGACTTCCGGACCCTGAAGCCGGCCGTCTTCGAGATCGGCCCGTTCACCGTCCGCACGGAGAAGGTCTGCCACCCCGTCGAGTCGTACGGCATCCGCGTCGAGCACGGCGGCCGCGTGCTGGCGTACTCGGGCGACACCGGGGTCTGCCCCGAGTTGGGGATGCTGGCCCAGGGCGCGGACCTGTTCCTGTGCGAGGCCTCCTTCACGCACGGCAAGGAGGACATCCCGGACCTCCACCTCAACGGCCGCGAGGCCGGCGAGTACGCCCGCGACGGCCGCGTGGGCCGGCTCGTGCTGACGCACATCCCGCCGTGGACGGACGCCGCGCGGAACCTGGCGGACGCCCGCGCGGTCTTCGACGGCCGCGTCGACCTGGCGCACGCGGGCGCCGTCTACGAGGTCTGA
- the rph gene encoding ribonuclease PH: MSRIDGRTPEQLRPVTIERGWSKHAEGSVLISFGDTKVFCTASFTEGVPRWRKGSGEGWVTSEYSMLPRSTNTRGDRESVRGKIGGRTHEISRLIGRSLRAVIDYKALGENTIVLDCDVLQADGGTRTAAITGAYVALADAIAWGQGKKLIKAGRKPLTGTVAAVSVGIVDGVPLLDLCYEEDVRAETDMNVVCTGDGRFVEVQGTAEGEPFDRKELNALLDLAAGGCADLEALQLGALNLQAL; encoded by the coding sequence ATGTCTCGCATCGACGGCCGCACGCCCGAACAGCTCCGCCCGGTCACCATCGAACGCGGATGGAGCAAGCACGCCGAGGGCTCCGTCCTCATCTCCTTCGGAGACACCAAGGTCTTCTGCACCGCCTCCTTCACCGAAGGCGTCCCGCGCTGGCGCAAGGGCAGCGGCGAAGGCTGGGTCACCTCCGAGTACTCGATGCTGCCCCGCTCCACCAACACCCGCGGCGACCGCGAATCCGTCCGCGGCAAGATCGGCGGCCGCACCCACGAGATCTCCCGCCTCATCGGCCGCTCGCTGCGCGCCGTCATCGACTACAAGGCCCTCGGCGAGAACACCATCGTCCTGGACTGCGACGTCCTCCAGGCCGACGGCGGCACCCGCACCGCCGCCATCACCGGCGCCTACGTCGCCCTCGCCGACGCCATCGCCTGGGGCCAGGGCAAGAAGCTCATCAAGGCCGGCCGCAAGCCGCTGACCGGCACCGTCGCCGCCGTCTCCGTCGGCATCGTCGACGGCGTCCCCCTCCTCGACCTCTGCTACGAGGAGGACGTCCGCGCCGAGACCGACATGAACGTCGTCTGCACCGGCGACGGCCGCTTCGTCGAGGTCCAGGGCACCGCCGAGGGCGAGCCCTTCGACCGCAAGGAACTCAACGCCCTCCTCGACCTCGCCGCCGGCGGCTGCGCCGACCTGGAGGCCCTCCAGCTCGGCGCCCTGAACCTCCAGGCCCTCTAG
- a CDS encoding DUF7144 family membrane protein translates to MTTTPGSTSPNAWATGGSAFAGVLMTVSGVFSVFEGIAALANDEVYLPVGDYTFKFDLTAWGWIHLILGIIVFAVGVAILKGAHWGRVAGVVLASISVILHFLWLPYQPLWSLIAIALGVFIIWALCTDREPVRHI, encoded by the coding sequence ATGACCACCACCCCGGGCAGTACCTCCCCCAACGCCTGGGCCACCGGCGGTTCGGCCTTCGCCGGCGTCCTGATGACCGTCAGTGGCGTGTTCAGCGTCTTCGAGGGCATCGCCGCCCTCGCCAACGACGAGGTGTACCTGCCGGTCGGCGACTACACCTTCAAGTTCGACCTCACGGCCTGGGGCTGGATCCACCTCATCCTCGGCATCATCGTCTTCGCCGTCGGCGTCGCGATCCTCAAGGGCGCCCACTGGGGCCGGGTCGCCGGCGTCGTCCTGGCCTCGATCTCGGTGATCCTGCACTTCCTGTGGCTGCCGTACCAGCCCCTGTGGTCGCTGATCGCCATCGCCCTCGGGGTGTTCATCATCTGGGCCCTGTGCACGGACCGCGAACCAGTCCGCCACATCTGA
- a CDS encoding PTS transporter subunit EIIC, producing MSASSAAEVPRRQWWNGLFQGLQKMGRSLQLPIAVLPAAGILNRLGQPDVFGVEGLDWSAVARVMAGAGGALLDADLGLPLLFCVGVAIGMAKKADGSTALAAVAGFLVYRGVLHAFPKPCPAGTKDVGGGCLTPTDTFAGYAYQNPGVFGGIVMGLLAAWFWQRYHRVRLVDWLGFFNGRRLVPIIMSFVAIGFAVLCLWIWPPVGDALESFSDWLVGLGAWGAGIFGVANRALLVIGLHQFLNVPVWFQFGSYTKPDGVTVHGDINMFLAGDPNAGLFLSGFFPIMMFALPAAALAITHCAKPQRRKEVGGLMLSVGLTSFVTGITEPLEYSFLFVAPALYVVHAVLTGVSMAVTWALGVHDGFSFSAGLIDYVINWGLATKPWMIIPIGLGFAVVYYAVFRFAITRWNIPTPGRESDEEIAAMEAENTKA from the coding sequence ATGAGCGCGAGCAGCGCAGCGGAGGTGCCGCGCAGGCAGTGGTGGAACGGCCTGTTCCAGGGGTTGCAGAAGATGGGGCGGAGTCTGCAGCTGCCGATCGCGGTGCTGCCGGCGGCGGGCATCCTGAACCGGCTGGGGCAGCCGGACGTGTTCGGCGTGGAGGGTCTGGACTGGTCGGCCGTCGCGAGGGTGATGGCGGGGGCGGGCGGGGCGCTGCTGGACGCGGACCTGGGGCTGCCGCTGCTGTTCTGCGTGGGTGTCGCGATCGGCATGGCGAAGAAGGCGGACGGGTCGACGGCGCTGGCGGCGGTGGCGGGGTTCCTGGTCTACCGGGGGGTGCTGCACGCGTTCCCGAAGCCGTGCCCGGCGGGGACGAAGGACGTGGGGGGCGGCTGTCTGACGCCGACCGACACGTTCGCGGGGTACGCGTACCAGAACCCGGGGGTGTTCGGCGGGATCGTGATGGGGCTGCTGGCGGCGTGGTTCTGGCAGCGGTACCACCGGGTGAGGCTGGTGGACTGGCTGGGCTTCTTCAACGGGCGGCGGCTGGTGCCGATCATCATGTCGTTCGTGGCGATCGGTTTCGCGGTGCTGTGCCTGTGGATCTGGCCGCCGGTGGGTGACGCGCTGGAGAGCTTCTCGGACTGGCTGGTGGGGCTGGGCGCCTGGGGTGCGGGCATCTTCGGTGTGGCGAACCGGGCGCTGCTGGTGATCGGTCTGCACCAGTTCCTGAACGTGCCGGTGTGGTTCCAGTTCGGCAGTTACACGAAGCCGGACGGGGTGACGGTGCACGGTGACATCAACATGTTCCTGGCGGGCGACCCGAACGCGGGTCTGTTCCTGTCGGGCTTCTTCCCGATCATGATGTTCGCCCTGCCGGCGGCGGCGCTGGCGATCACGCACTGCGCGAAGCCGCAGCGGCGCAAGGAGGTGGGCGGGCTGATGCTGTCGGTCGGGCTGACCTCGTTCGTCACGGGGATCACGGAGCCGTTGGAGTACTCGTTCCTGTTCGTGGCGCCGGCGCTGTACGTGGTGCACGCGGTGCTGACGGGGGTGTCGATGGCGGTGACGTGGGCGCTGGGGGTGCACGACGGGTTCAGCTTCTCGGCCGGTCTGATCGACTACGTCATCAACTGGGGGCTGGCGACGAAGCCGTGGATGATCATCCCGATCGGGCTGGGTTTCGCGGTGGTCTACTACGCGGTGTTCCGCTTCGCGATCACGCGGTGGAACATCCCGACGCCGGGGCGGGAGTCGGACGAGGAGATCGCGGCGATGGAGGCGGAGAACACCAAGGCGTAG